CATTAATCCAGAGTGAGGTTACTGTTGGCCGCCTCCCCGATAAGGCAGACATGGTGATTCCAGTTGCAACAGGTGTTGGTTCAACCTGTCTGTGAATTTCTTCAACCAACTTTTGACTTCCCTTATTAATGTCATGCTGATTTGAACAGTGTCTGCTCTACATGCTCGCATTCAGAACAAGGGAGGAAATCTTGTGGTCACAGATTTGGACAGTACTAATGGAACATTCATCGATAAGAAACGGCTGCCACCTGGAGCTTCTGTCAGTGTATCGCCTGGAAGTCGTATTATATTCGGTACTAACTCTAACTAGATATGCTATTTTCTCCCGTTTTTTCTGCATAATTATTATACTGCAGTATATATCTTTTATCCATGTTTTTATTCTTGAGTTCTGAACTATGTCTGACCAGTATTAAATATAACTAAGTGCTGAGACTAGAGAAGGATATTAATATCATAACGTTGCTCTTATGGTAATTAGGGATATGATTATTTTAGGCATAGTTGTCCAACTGAGCCCCCAATCTGACACAGTTAAGGGCCCGGATTGCAGGATCGATCAATCctgatgaattattttttattaaaacaaccttattttgttttttaattctttagtTTTGACCCGATAGTGTTTGGCCCAGATGAAGATGAGTCAAATGGGTCACAAATCAGTTTACTGGACCACTGTCAAAACTAGCTCAAATTGTAATCCGACCATCATGCTCTGGATTGCAGGTTTGTTGAGTCAAATCAGGGCTTGGTTTGACAACCATGATTAGTTGTGATAAAGTGCTCTCTTTTTGGTTCTTAAATCTCTTCAGACATCATAATATGAGGTTATGCAGAGAAACTAGTTGAACATCTTAGATCATTGCGGCAAACTGAAAGTTTTGACAGTTTGATTGGTCGACGCAAAATTCAGTTGCCCTTCATCTCAACCAgtagtatgaaaaaaattgttagtcAGCCTAAAATTGAAACTTGAACTTTAAATCTGCGTTCTCTTTTGCTATTGTGATTTTATGATGTGGAACGTCTAGCAGACAGTTGCATTTAACAGATACGTCTATCAGTTCAGGGTTGTAACCTAGGGCTTGAGAAACCATGATTTTATATCTTTTGCCATACGCTAAGTCATTTTACTCTTAAAACCAGGTCAAAACTTGAGTGAGTCCAGAAAGCTGCTGAGCTTATAATCTTGGAACCTATGAGCTGCATAGGATATGTAACTTGTATTCATGAATCTAACTTGGTATTCATTTAAGTTTCTATTAGAATTGTGTGCATATCAAGCAAATAGGCATTCATATGTTGTTGTAAGATCAGTTTCAGCTGAGCATATGTAACCAAGCAAAGTTCTTGAGACATGATTCTGcatttgatttgaaaatgtCGGTGCAACGGTTCAATGCCTGAATCCTGAAGTTCCATTATCATTTGCTCATGTCCGAGTTCTTTTGTTTCAGGGGACACTCATCTGGCAATGTTTCTTGTCTCCAAGCTTGCCAAAGTAGAATCTGCTCCAAGCAAATCAGAAGAGTCTCAAGACGAAGTTGAGATTGATAGCCCAACTGAGAGCAATAAAACCACGGATTAAAAATCAGAGTTATATTTGTAAAAGAAATATAGTTGGAGGACGAGCAAGAGAAAATTTCAATGCTATGAATTGAATTTCTCTCCAATTTTCTCTCCAAATTcgtttaagaaataaaatctgTCCCACTTCACTTTTCTCATTCCAGTGTtcacacttatttttttttcttatttttcaacaCAACTTAGTTAACCACAATTATAACTTAGTTAACCGTTGTtacataaaaacatatattttttattataaaataaaggtTAAATTAACTGagatcttttaatgaaaaacgaAGACACTAATATCAGTTGAGCTGAACATAtactgattttttcttaatcacaaaaatattattagagaaACCcactctatattttttataaaaaaaaaaacaaggagtcAACAAAAGTAAAGGGATTAGCATATAGATTTTCAAAATCCAAGCattaaatagcaatcaaaatctTATGTAATCTTGCTTTAGAAATTTCacttatgagttttattttttattttttttatattatcacatgAAACAataggaaaaatgaaaaaaaggtgcATTTTCCaatgaataataattgaagatttttaaatataaggaTGATAATGGAGTATTGGTAAATCTATATGGTCAAAATGTACTTTACCCTTAACTGTATCTAAAATTCAACGCTTTGGAGCTATTATCATCTGTAGCAAGGACTTTGGAAAATTTCTCATGCACCCATATAAGTACTTCCATGAGCCAGTCCTGCTTCCTGAATCCACCAAACAGCCAAAATTTTACTGAGAAGGGAAGTGTCGATACACGACATCGGGCGATGGCTCTcgcttttttgttgtttatttaacaaaaaggattttttctcaattggggaaaacaaagattttattggagtcgccatctagtaatttgagggaactagaaatcccaaattagacactggtcccagagattcgggtacggggttagttatgattaagggaaggtagacaccacccttaaaacatcctttcaatagaaaggttacccttacttgtgtgttttttgtttgattcaaatgcgattatattttgggcttatttgtaattcttttttaaatgattaacgtcgatccctaaaaataggagacacgttaaaaataacatcagtccctaaaaattaggagactcgtctaaaatattgacgtttgtccctaaaaaggagagttacgtctgggttaccaaaagaaataatggatataatccattatattttgggtttattggtaatttgtttttttcaaatggttaacgtcggtccctaaaaataggagacacgttaaaaatgacatcagtccctaaaaattaggagactcgtctaaaatattgacgtttgtcctaaaaaggagagttacgtttgggttaccaaaagaaataatggacataatccatatttggtatttacatttttgacatcggtccttttaaaaaaagagacgtgtcgactttgggttttgtatttttttacaacatgcaagaaaatttacaagaatttatatatgaaaaaaatatcaaaaataccagtagaaacccaaaaaattacttgagtgtcactgtataggtaaaatactgaaataccctcgAAATTCTCTGAAAATtacgaaaatgccactggcggcgcgtgtggcacaCGCGCGGCTACTGTTGGCGGCGGGGAGATTTCCCGGCGAGATTTCTGGCCAACCGATGGT
This region of Populus trichocarpa isolate Nisqually-1 chromosome 9, P.trichocarpa_v4.1, whole genome shotgun sequence genomic DNA includes:
- the LOC7478591 gene encoding zeaxanthin epoxidase, chloroplastic is translated as MDITTQSLSHAKLPGCSTSLATPIFHSKASLLAHNSITFQSPKNFFTQLQGVRIKAKKQRSLGAVHASGADSTLTDVEERWLLVPVGDGDSGHIGFKVKMPDAFEIASSEVTVGRLPDKADMVIPVATVSALHARIQNKGGNLVVTDLDSTNGTFIDKKRLPPGASVSVSPGSRIIFGDTHLAMFLVSKLAKVESAPSKSEESQDEVEIDSPTESNKTTD